A single region of the Duganella sp. BuS-21 genome encodes:
- a CDS encoding DMT family transporter has product MWNGVVCGLLAGAMWGMVFITPVFLSSFTPLEMACGRYIAYGLIAAALMGTRLAPLLRRLDRDDVFAMVKHALAGNIVYYMLLALGVKFAGVAATSLIIGVLPISVTLMGHKDHGSVPLKQLMLPLLLVAAGIACINIDVFTHDAGTGMPLTGKLLGVACAAGALVCWTWYSVDNARYLKRNPHFSSGEWSALYGVSSGLIALVIALAAFALFHADVTGAAGVASGRDWTVFWIVNALLALGASVIGNHLWNVASRKVPLTLSGQLILFETLFALLYGFIYKQQLPRALEIAAMVLLVAGVMWSVRVHALEDPSAAHAD; this is encoded by the coding sequence ATGTGGAACGGCGTGGTGTGCGGTTTGCTGGCGGGAGCCATGTGGGGCATGGTGTTTATCACGCCGGTGTTCCTGAGTTCGTTCACGCCGCTGGAAATGGCTTGCGGTCGCTACATCGCCTACGGCCTGATCGCCGCCGCGCTGATGGGCACCCGCCTGGCGCCGCTGCTGCGTCGGCTCGACCGCGACGACGTCTTCGCCATGGTCAAGCACGCGCTGGCCGGCAACATCGTATACTACATGCTGCTGGCCCTGGGCGTGAAATTCGCCGGCGTGGCCGCCACCTCGCTGATCATCGGCGTGCTGCCGATTTCCGTCACGCTGATGGGCCACAAGGATCACGGCTCGGTGCCGCTCAAGCAATTGATGCTGCCGCTGCTGCTGGTCGCGGCCGGCATCGCCTGCATCAACATCGACGTCTTCACCCACGATGCCGGCACCGGCATGCCGCTGACCGGTAAGCTGCTGGGCGTGGCCTGCGCCGCCGGCGCCCTGGTGTGCTGGACCTGGTACTCGGTCGACAACGCCCGCTACCTCAAGCGCAATCCGCATTTCAGCAGCGGCGAGTGGTCGGCCCTGTACGGCGTCTCCAGCGGCTTGATCGCGCTGGTGATCGCACTGGCGGCGTTTGCGCTGTTCCATGCCGACGTGACCGGCGCAGCCGGCGTCGCCAGCGGCCGCGACTGGACCGTGTTCTGGATCGTCAATGCGCTGCTGGCACTGGGCGCCTCGGTGATCGGCAACCATCTGTGGAATGTCGCCAGCCGCAAGGTGCCGCTGACCTTGTCCGGCCAGTTGATCCTGTTCGAAACGCTGTTCGCGCTGCTGTACGGCTTTATCTACAAGCAGCAGCTGCCGCGCGCGCTGGAAATCGCGGCCATGGTGCTGCTGGTGGCGGGCGTGATGTGGTCGGTGCGCGTGCATGCGCTGGAAGATCCCAGCGCCGCGCACGCCGATTAA
- a CDS encoding DUF1294 domain-containing protein: MLWLAAAYGAASVACFTAYAMDKSAALQQRRRIPERSLLLLGLCCGWPGGLLAQRLLRHKTIKTSFQIAFWCSVAANLAALGWLSTLYGE, translated from the coding sequence ATGCTCTGGCTGGCGGCCGCCTACGGCGCTGCCAGCGTGGCCTGCTTCACCGCCTACGCCATGGACAAGTCGGCGGCGCTGCAGCAACGCCGGCGCATCCCGGAGCGCAGCTTGCTCCTGCTCGGCCTGTGCTGCGGCTGGCCCGGCGGCCTGCTGGCACAGCGCCTGCTGCGCCATAAAACGATCAAGACTTCTTTTCAAATCGCTTTCTGGTGCAGCGTGGCGGCCAACCTGGCCGCGCTGGGCTGGCTCAGCACTCTCTATGGGGAATAA
- the trpS gene encoding tryptophan--tRNA ligase: protein MSLPDQPHTAAAPTVAKGPAVILTGDRPTGPLHLGHFVGSLRNRVAYQHEYKQFIMLADSQALTDNMEDTGKVHRNVVEVALDYLAVGIDPAKSTILIQSQIPELAELTFYYLNLVTVARLERNPTVKAEIVLRGFERDIPAGFLTYPASQAADISAFKASLVPVGEDQIPMIEQTNEIVRRFNRLVDKEILVECKALVPDIGRLPGIDGKAKMSKSLGNTINLGATAADITAAVKKVYTDPLHLRVEDPGHLEGNVAFIYLDAFDPEKDRLEEMKAHYVRGGLGDSIVKKRLEVVLQEMLAPIRARREELAKDKGYIMQMLKEGTMQAREVAAKTADEVKAALGLSYF from the coding sequence ATGAGTCTGCCTGACCAGCCACACACCGCCGCCGCACCCACCGTCGCCAAGGGCCCCGCCGTCATCCTGACCGGCGACCGCCCGACCGGCCCGCTGCACCTCGGCCACTTTGTCGGCAGCCTGCGCAACCGCGTGGCGTATCAGCACGAATACAAGCAGTTCATCATGCTGGCCGATTCCCAGGCCCTGACCGACAACATGGAGGACACCGGCAAGGTGCACCGCAACGTGGTGGAAGTGGCGCTGGATTACCTGGCGGTCGGCATCGACCCGGCCAAGTCGACCATCCTGATCCAGTCGCAGATCCCGGAACTGGCCGAGCTGACCTTCTACTACCTGAACCTGGTGACCGTGGCCCGGCTGGAGCGCAACCCGACCGTCAAGGCGGAAATCGTGCTGCGCGGCTTCGAGCGCGACATCCCGGCCGGCTTCCTGACCTACCCAGCCTCGCAAGCGGCCGACATCTCGGCCTTCAAGGCTTCGCTGGTGCCGGTCGGTGAAGACCAGATCCCGATGATCGAGCAGACCAATGAGATCGTGCGCCGCTTCAACCGCCTCGTCGACAAGGAAATCCTGGTCGAGTGCAAGGCGCTGGTGCCGGACATCGGCCGCCTGCCGGGCATCGACGGCAAGGCCAAGATGAGCAAATCGCTGGGCAACACCATCAACCTGGGCGCCACCGCCGCCGACATCACGGCCGCCGTGAAAAAGGTCTACACCGACCCGCTGCACCTGCGCGTGGAAGATCCCGGCCACCTGGAAGGCAACGTCGCCTTCATCTACCTGGACGCCTTCGATCCGGAAAAAGACCGGCTGGAAGAAATGAAAGCCCACTACGTGCGCGGCGGCCTGGGCGACTCCATCGTCAAGAAGCGCCTGGAAGTGGTGCTGCAGGAAATGCTGGCGCCGATCCGCGCGCGCCGCGAGGAACTGGCCAAGGACAAGGGCTACATCATGCAGATGCTGAAGGAGGGCACCATGCAGGCGCGCGAAGTGGCGGCCAAGACCGCCGACGAAGTCAAGGCCGCGCTCGGCCTGAGCTACTTCTGA
- a CDS encoding transporter substrate-binding domain-containing protein: protein MKLPVLITALLLAQNAAAACSRDIAAPVSANGASVIVDSANVKGIYPDLLRQIGPKAGCHFVFTVVPRARQVALFKAGAADLLVPASRTPARDQLGTFIPMINHRAMLISVNSGRAPIVSAQDLLARKDLRVAVVRGFDYGEPYSALIDELSKQGRLFVEVDVIAIARLLHAGSADVTIMGPTLMAGAIRRDQRVHNLQDKLRFEAIAELPWHHSGAYISNALKPEDQAVIREALDKAGKSNQIMDGYLHYFRPEILNDSVRPR, encoded by the coding sequence ATGAAGCTGCCGGTTTTGATCACCGCCCTGCTGCTGGCGCAAAACGCAGCCGCCGCTTGCTCGCGCGATATCGCCGCGCCGGTATCGGCCAACGGCGCCAGCGTGATCGTCGACAGCGCCAACGTCAAAGGTATTTATCCCGACCTGCTGCGCCAGATCGGTCCCAAAGCCGGTTGCCACTTCGTCTTCACGGTGGTACCGCGCGCGCGCCAGGTGGCGCTGTTCAAAGCCGGCGCGGCCGACCTGCTGGTGCCGGCCTCGCGCACGCCGGCGCGCGACCAACTGGGCACCTTCATCCCGATGATCAACCACCGCGCCATGCTGATCTCCGTCAACAGCGGCCGCGCGCCCATCGTCAGCGCCCAGGATCTGCTGGCGCGCAAGGATTTGCGGGTGGCCGTGGTGCGCGGCTTCGACTACGGCGAGCCGTACAGCGCTTTGATCGACGAGCTGAGCAAGCAGGGCCGGCTGTTCGTGGAAGTAGACGTGATCGCCATTGCGCGCTTGCTGCACGCCGGTTCCGCCGACGTCACCATCATGGGGCCGACGCTGATGGCCGGCGCCATCCGCCGCGACCAGCGCGTACACAACTTGCAGGATAAGCTGAGGTTCGAGGCCATAGCGGAACTGCCGTGGCACCACAGCGGCGCCTATATCTCGAACGCGCTCAAACCGGAAGACCAGGCGGTGATCCGCGAGGCGCTGGACAAGGCCGGCAAATCGAATCAGATCATGGACGGCTACCTGCACTACTTCCGCCCCGAGATCCTGAACGACAGCGTGCGGCCACGCTAG
- a CDS encoding TCR/Tet family MFS transporter yields the protein MSTPDSAAPAVPETPAAPAAPGNLNFVLICVFIDMLGIGLIVPVLPVLVGEFTGSRDNQAYWYGVMSAVFGLMQFIFMPMLGAISDRVGRRPVLLYSMAGMAINFFTTAWAPNLACLFIGRVIGGMSSASMSVASAYASDISTPENRAKSFGKVGAAFGLGFICGPMLGGLLGTVDLHLPFYVAGGLSLANFAYGYFVVPESLPLSRRSPFTLSKVNPFAALAKLGRRTDIRGLVVTYALVTLAAMLLQTTWVLYTTFRFNWTPGQNGAALFCVGLTAAVVQAGLLGVLIKRFGEVRLSVLGMASGAVTYLLYGLATQGWMMYVLILCNVLSFAIGPALQSIISKSTAPNEQGELMGSLQAISSVGVIFMPLLGSAILAEVSHLSASDWRVGSTFYVCAVMQTMAICVARRYFGKHAVHA from the coding sequence ATGAGCACACCTGATTCTGCCGCACCTGCCGTACCGGAAACACCCGCCGCACCCGCCGCACCCGGAAATCTGAATTTTGTACTGATCTGCGTTTTCATCGACATGCTCGGCATCGGCCTGATCGTGCCGGTGCTGCCGGTGCTGGTGGGCGAATTCACCGGCTCGCGCGACAACCAGGCCTATTGGTATGGCGTGATGAGCGCCGTGTTCGGCCTGATGCAGTTCATCTTCATGCCCATGCTGGGCGCCATCAGCGACCGCGTCGGCCGCCGTCCGGTGCTGCTGTACTCGATGGCCGGCATGGCCATCAACTTCTTCACCACCGCCTGGGCGCCCAACCTGGCGTGCCTGTTCATCGGCCGCGTGATCGGCGGCATGTCGTCGGCCAGCATGTCGGTGGCCTCGGCGTATGCGTCGGACATCTCGACGCCGGAGAACCGCGCCAAGAGTTTCGGCAAGGTCGGCGCCGCGTTCGGCCTGGGCTTCATCTGCGGCCCGATGCTGGGCGGGCTGCTGGGCACGGTCGACCTGCACCTGCCGTTCTACGTGGCCGGCGGCCTGTCGCTGGCCAACTTCGCCTACGGCTACTTCGTGGTGCCGGAATCGCTGCCGCTGTCGCGCCGCTCGCCGTTCACGCTGTCCAAGGTCAATCCGTTCGCGGCGCTGGCCAAGCTGGGGCGCCGCACCGACATCCGTGGCCTGGTGGTCACCTACGCCCTGGTGACCCTGGCCGCCATGCTGCTGCAAACCACCTGGGTGCTGTACACCACCTTCCGCTTCAACTGGACCCCGGGCCAAAACGGTGCTGCACTGTTTTGCGTCGGCCTGACGGCGGCCGTGGTGCAAGCCGGCCTGCTGGGGGTGCTGATCAAGCGCTTCGGCGAGGTGCGCCTGTCGGTGCTGGGCATGGCCTCGGGCGCCGTCACCTATCTGCTGTATGGCCTGGCGACGCAGGGCTGGATGATGTATGTGCTCATCCTGTGCAATGTGCTGTCGTTCGCCATCGGCCCTGCCCTGCAAAGCATTATCTCCAAGAGCACGGCGCCGAACGAGCAAGGCGAGTTGATGGGATCGCTGCAGGCGATCAGTAGCGTGGGCGTGATCTTCATGCCGCTGCTGGGCTCGGCCATCCTGGCCGAAGTCAGCCACCTGAGCGCCAGCGACTGGCGCGTTGGCAGCACCTTCTATGTGTGCGCCGTGATGCAGACGATGGCGATATGCGTGGCGCGGCGCTACTTCGGCAAGCACGCGGTGCACGCATGA
- a CDS encoding HD domain-containing protein yields the protein MNSLLNSWHPRLVALANAAQGIDGAHDTNHLHRVWRNASLLLDDYPDADPLVVLAGCYLHDLVNLPKNDPERHLASRKAALLASRQLAELDFPPNKLAAVAHAIESHSFSAGIRAETIEAKIVQDADRLDALGAVGLARLFYTAGRMGTALAHADDPMALHRELDEKAYALDHIDTKLATLPGKMQTAAGRRLAENRLKELIAFRDTFIAEWAASPAAP from the coding sequence ATGAATAGCTTGCTCAACAGCTGGCACCCACGCCTTGTCGCTTTGGCTAACGCCGCCCAAGGGATAGACGGCGCCCACGACACCAATCACCTGCACCGCGTCTGGCGCAACGCCAGCCTGTTGCTGGACGATTATCCCGACGCCGACCCGCTGGTAGTGCTGGCCGGCTGCTATCTGCACGACCTGGTCAACCTGCCCAAGAACGATCCCGAGCGCCATCTCGCTTCGCGCAAGGCGGCGCTGCTGGCCAGTCGCCAACTGGCCGAGCTGGACTTCCCGCCCAACAAGCTGGCCGCCGTGGCGCACGCCATCGAAAGCCATAGTTTCTCGGCCGGCATCCGCGCCGAGACCATCGAAGCCAAGATCGTGCAGGACGCCGACCGCCTCGACGCGCTGGGCGCAGTCGGCCTGGCGCGGCTGTTCTACACCGCCGGCCGCATGGGCACGGCGCTGGCGCACGCCGACGATCCGATGGCGCTGCACCGCGAGCTGGACGAGAAAGCCTACGCGCTCGACCACATCGACACCAAGCTGGCCACCTTGCCCGGCAAGATGCAGACCGCCGCCGGTCGCCGCCTGGCCGAAAACCGTCTCAAGGAATTGATCGCCTTCCGCGACACCTTCATCGCCGAATGGGCAGCCAGCCCTGCCGCGCCGTAA
- a CDS encoding chemotaxis protein CheW, translating into MSNVSELHATASNAGEYLAFTLGQEEYGIDIQKVSEIRSYESPTRIANAPAFVKGVVNLRGIIVPIVDMRIKFNLGKPTYDQFTVVIILNIGHRVVGMVVDRVSDVTTLMPDQIKPAPEIGSALNTDHIVGLGTIDDRMLILVDIDKLMSSADMGLIENTAMAA; encoded by the coding sequence ATGTCTAACGTAAGCGAATTGCATGCCACCGCGTCGAACGCCGGCGAATACCTGGCTTTCACCCTGGGCCAGGAAGAATACGGCATCGATATTCAAAAAGTCAGCGAGATCCGCAGCTACGAAAGTCCGACCCGCATCGCCAACGCTCCGGCGTTCGTCAAGGGCGTGGTCAACCTGCGCGGCATCATCGTGCCGATCGTCGACATGCGCATCAAGTTCAACCTGGGCAAGCCGACCTATGACCAGTTCACCGTCGTCATCATCCTGAACATCGGCCACCGCGTGGTGGGCATGGTGGTGGATCGCGTGTCGGACGTGACGACGCTGATGCCGGACCAGATCAAGCCGGCACCGGAAATCGGCTCGGCCCTGAACACCGACCATATCGTCGGCCTGGGCACCATCGACGACCGCATGTTGATCCTGGTCGATATCGACAAGCTGATGTCCAGCGCGGACATGGGCCTGATCGAAAATACCGCCATGGCGGCGTAA
- a CDS encoding methyl-accepting chemotaxis protein — MNMLANISIGKRLAMGFTIILAFAMLITGISVWRLQDVASATAEMMQVPLAKERMISDWSGKIDSGIRRTTAIARSSDASLGAYFADESKASSAASSELQKKIETLISDADEKELFTRIGEQRKVYLSSRDQIAKLKTAGELEEASKVFDTVFRPGTASYQALIIELLKMQRAKIDAAAQHIDDIASSSRKLLLALAVLVLASGVTCAWMLTSGITRPLRVAVKAARRVANGDLTGHIDDSATDETGQLLSALKDMNASLLGIVNEVRSGTDHITTSSSEIAQGNQDLSRRTEQQAGALEETASSMEELTSTVKHNADNARQANQLAASAAQVAVKGGAVVAQVVGTMDSINQSSSKIVDIIAVIDGIAFQTNILALNAAVEAARAGEQGRGFAVVASEVRNLAQRSASAAKEIKALIGDSVEKVNLGSKLVADAGSTMDEIVASVHKVSDMISEITAASSEQSAGINEVNHAIGSMDAVTQQNAALVEQAAAAAESMQQQAAALAKAVSVFKVTDNVAAFAPRSGAGAGAGVAARAPATSRLAIQMSRRA, encoded by the coding sequence ATGAATATGTTGGCGAATATCAGTATCGGAAAACGCCTGGCCATGGGCTTCACCATCATCCTCGCGTTTGCGATGCTGATTACCGGCATCAGCGTGTGGCGCTTGCAGGACGTGGCCTCGGCCACCGCCGAAATGATGCAGGTGCCGTTGGCCAAGGAGCGCATGATCTCCGACTGGTCGGGCAAGATCGACAGCGGCATCCGCCGCACCACGGCCATCGCGCGCAGCAGCGATGCGTCGCTCGGCGCCTACTTCGCCGACGAATCCAAGGCCTCTTCGGCCGCTTCCTCCGAACTGCAGAAGAAGATCGAGACCCTGATTTCCGACGCCGACGAGAAAGAACTGTTCACCCGCATCGGCGAGCAGCGCAAGGTCTACCTGTCCTCGCGCGACCAGATCGCCAAGCTGAAGACCGCTGGCGAGCTGGAAGAAGCCAGCAAGGTTTTCGACACCGTTTTCCGTCCCGGCACCGCCAGCTATCAGGCGCTGATCATCGAACTGCTGAAAATGCAGCGCGCCAAGATCGACGCGGCGGCCCAGCATATCGACGATATCGCCTCCAGCAGCCGCAAGCTGCTGCTTGCGCTGGCCGTGCTGGTGCTGGCCTCCGGCGTGACCTGCGCCTGGATGCTTACCAGCGGCATCACCCGGCCGCTGCGCGTGGCCGTCAAGGCGGCGCGCCGCGTCGCCAACGGCGACCTGACCGGCCATATCGACGATAGCGCCACGGATGAAACGGGCCAGCTGCTGTCGGCTTTGAAGGACATGAATGCATCGCTGCTCGGCATCGTAAACGAGGTGCGCAGCGGCACCGACCATATCACCACGTCGTCGTCCGAAATCGCGCAGGGTAACCAGGATCTGTCGCGTCGCACCGAGCAGCAGGCCGGCGCGCTGGAGGAGACCGCGTCGTCGATGGAGGAATTAACCTCCACCGTGAAGCACAACGCCGACAATGCGCGCCAGGCCAACCAACTGGCGGCATCGGCCGCGCAGGTGGCGGTGAAGGGCGGCGCGGTGGTGGCGCAGGTGGTCGGCACCATGGATTCGATCAATCAGTCGTCCAGCAAGATCGTGGACATCATCGCGGTAATCGATGGCATCGCGTTCCAGACCAATATCCTGGCCCTGAATGCGGCCGTTGAAGCGGCGCGCGCCGGCGAGCAGGGACGCGGCTTCGCGGTGGTGGCGTCGGAAGTGCGCAACCTGGCGCAGCGTTCCGCCTCCGCCGCCAAGGAGATCAAGGCGCTGATCGGCGACTCGGTGGAAAAGGTCAACCTGGGCAGCAAGCTGGTGGCCGATGCCGGCAGCACGATGGACGAAATTGTCGCCAGCGTGCACAAGGTCAGCGATATGATTTCCGAAATCACCGCCGCCAGCTCCGAGCAAAGCGCCGGCATCAACGAAGTGAATCACGCCATTGGTTCGATGGACGCGGTGACACAGCAGAATGCGGCGTTGGTGGAGCAGGCCGCAGCGGCGGCGGAATCCATGCAGCAGCAGGCCGCCGCGCTGGCGAAGGCGGTAAGTGTGTTCAAGGTGACCGACAATGTGGCGGCGTTCGCGCCACGCAGCGGCGCTGGCGCTGGTGCCGGCGTTGCAGCGCGTGCGCCGGCCACCAGTCGCTTAGCTATCCAGATGTCCCGCCGCGCCTGA
- a CDS encoding ribonuclease HI family protein gives MHKFEFEILATAAFKGERVAARRLAARMELTELQALLQVLTLAAGVAGLAELLAEREQLRLRDEQRRTARQADAARKLALRQTALQPTVTGWHGWFDGSAHPNPGRIGIGALLCGPDGQRVEVSRRAGYGNSSEAEYLALTALLEEAVKAGATGLSVCGDSQVVVNDVNLGAARGAKGLEEYRAHVVELMSALGAVQLRWVPRHRNGDADRLSQQAIANCRESSIGDEPAESGAAGHLDS, from the coding sequence ATGCATAAGTTTGAATTCGAGATCCTGGCCACGGCCGCCTTCAAAGGCGAGCGCGTGGCCGCTCGTCGTTTGGCGGCGCGCATGGAACTCACCGAGCTGCAAGCCCTGCTCCAGGTATTGACTCTTGCCGCCGGCGTGGCCGGACTGGCCGAATTGTTGGCCGAGCGCGAGCAACTGCGCCTGCGCGATGAACAACGACGCACAGCGCGGCAAGCCGACGCTGCCCGCAAGCTGGCGCTACGCCAGACCGCGCTACAACCGACAGTCACCGGATGGCATGGATGGTTCGATGGCTCGGCCCATCCGAATCCGGGCCGGATCGGCATCGGCGCGCTGCTGTGCGGACCGGACGGCCAGCGGGTGGAGGTGAGCCGCCGCGCCGGTTACGGCAACAGCAGCGAGGCCGAGTACCTGGCCTTGACGGCGCTGCTGGAAGAAGCTGTGAAAGCCGGCGCGACCGGGTTGTCGGTATGCGGCGATAGCCAGGTCGTCGTCAATGACGTCAACCTGGGCGCGGCGCGCGGCGCAAAGGGGCTGGAAGAATACCGCGCGCACGTGGTCGAGCTGATGTCGGCGCTGGGCGCCGTGCAACTGCGCTGGGTGCCGCGCCACCGCAATGGCGACGCGGACCGCCTGTCGCAACAGGCCATCGCCAACTGCCGCGAAAGCAGCATCGGCGATGAGCCGGCCGAATCAGGCGCGGCGGGACATCTGGATAGCTAA